One region of Canis lupus familiaris isolate Mischka breed German Shepherd unplaced genomic scaffold, alternate assembly UU_Cfam_GSD_1.0 chrUn_S61H220, whole genome shotgun sequence genomic DNA includes:
- the LOC119879320 gene encoding immunoglobulin iota chain-like, translating to MSWIPVLLALLAHCIGGGSQPVLNQPPSMSSSLGTTIHLPCTLSRDHDVSVYNIFWYQQKPGQPPRFLLRYFSHLDNHQVL from the exons ATGTCCTGGATCCCTGTCCTGCTGGCACTTCTGGCACACTGCATAG GTGGTGGCTCCCAGCCGGTGCTGAACCAGCCACCATCCATGTCCTCATCCCTCGGAACCACAATCCACCTGCCTTGCACCTTGAGCAGGGACCACGATGTCAGCGTTTACAACATCTTCTGGTACCAGCAGAAGCCCGGCCAGCCTCCCAGATTCTTGCTGAGATATTTCTCCCACTTGGACAACCACcaggttctttga